The Bacteroidia bacterium genome segment ATCTGTAACTGCTAAATCAATAACTTCAGTTAAGTCATGAGCAGGGAATGGACAACCAACATCTCCAATTAAAATCATATCCCCATGCCCCATCTTTGCTACCATCTCTGATAATTTTCTGTTTTGAATTCCTGATCTTTTCATTTTGTACTCCTTAAATCTTTTATTTAATCGATTAAATGATAAAAAATAAAATCTACACTGTGTTTCTTTCAATCAAAAGCGAATCTAACATAATCTGCTTTCTACTCATCTGTTTTCCACTAGCTAATCTCTTTAACATTATAGTACCTGCCTCCTTACCCATATTTTCAGTTGAGTTATCTACAGTCGTCAAACCCCTTTCGATGAAGTTTGAAAAATATATATTATCGTACCCAGCTATCCCTAAATTTTTAGGGATTTCTAAAGAACGATGTTTTGCTGCCTCAATTGCACCCCATGCTGCAATATCGTTTCCTACAAAAAATGCAGGTTTAGTTGTTTTTAGATCAAGACTATCTAAAACTTTGTTCATAGACTCATATCCACTAGTGAAGTTAAATTCTCCCCTTACCACAATTATGTTGTTTTGCTTTATCCCCTTTTCAATTAAAGTATCAACAAATCCTGAATATCTTAAATCGGCGTTTGGCACAGATTTTGGACCAGCAATACAAACAAACTTTTCATACCCTTTATCAATAAAATGGTTAGCAATTAAAGCAGCTCCTTGATAGTTGTCAGTATAAACATATGCTGTATCGTTGATAGATTTATAAAATGCAGGACGGTCAACAATTATAAGGGGAATTGGGATTGTAGAATAAAAATCTTCTTCGCCCATCCTAGGGGCTATCATGATTAGACCATCAACCCCTCCCCCTTTCATAAAAGATTCAAATAATTTTTGTTCTTTTTTAATGTCATCTTCTGCGTTACAAACTATAAGTTGGTACTCATCATTGCTAACTATGGAGTCAATTCTTTTAATGATGTCACTAAAGAAAGGGTTAGTAATATCGGGGACAATAACACCAATTCTCATTGTCTTATTTACTTTTAGGCTTCGAGCAATAACATTGGGTTGATATCCCATCACTTCCATTTCGTGAAGAATTCTTT includes the following:
- a CDS encoding LacI family transcriptional regulator, which encodes MYSEIRGPENRLTSQLLLLLRRKSDLRVTIKDVAKKVGVSTATISNVITGAKYVREDLKERILHEMEVMGYQPNVIARSLKVNKTMRIGVIVPDITNPFFSDIIKRIDSIVSNDEYQLIVCNAEDDIKKEQKLFESFMKGGGVDGLIMIAPRMGEEDFYSTIPIPLIIVDRPAFYKSINDTAYVYTDNYQGAALIANHFIDKGYEKFVCIAGPKSVPNADLRYSGFVDTLIEKGIKQNNIIVVRGEFNFTSGYESMNKVLDSLDLKTTKPAFFVGNDIAAWGAIEAAKHRSLEIPKNLGIAGYDNIYFSNFIERGLTTVDNSTENMGKEAGTIMLKRLASGKQMSRKQIMLDSLLIERNTV